The Macellibacteroides fermentans genome contains the following window.
TAGGCTGAATCTCGTGGGTCATATTTAAAATACTCTGTGCATTAATCAGTGATTTGCGCATTTTAGATATTGAGAAATTCTCGCCAATCTTCAGCTTATCATTTATCAGAGAATAATCAGAGTTAATACGTGCTGTAAAGCGGTCGTATTCCGTGCCTTTAACTGTACCAAGATTATTAAAATAGTCGAGAGAAAAGAGGGCCCGTCCTTTTTGAGTTCCTGTAGAAAGTGTCACGTTATAATTTTGCGTCAGTCCGGTACGACCCACTTCATCCACCCAATTTGTATTAGCCGGCTTCATAGTTTTTTGCTGATCCAGGTACTCCGGCATGTTAACCTTATCAAGGATATATCCAGTAGCCGCATCTCCGTGCCATTCAAAATTGTACACACCAAAATTAGGATTCACACCATCATTCATTGCTGCACGCCATTGTACCATGCCTCTTTCTTCTGCATCAAGTAGTTCGAGGGATTTTGAATAATCCTGCGCTGTCAAGGAGGCCCTGAAGTCGACCTTTGTTTCATTATTTTTTCCTTTCTTCGTTGTTACGATAACAACCCCGTTGGCTGCCCTTGATCCGTAAATACTGGCCGAAGAGGCATCCTTCAATACTTGAATTGATTCAATATCGGTTGAAGAAAGCTCGTTCATTGATCTCTTACTAGGTACCCCATCAATTATATAAAGAGGATCGTTGTTCCCCAATGTACCAATACCGCGTATCCGTACTGTGGCACCACCATCCGGAGCTCCACTGGATTGAATGAACACCCCCGGCACACGACCTTGCAAGGATTTCATCGCATTACCGGTACTGATATTTTCAATATCGTCCATCTTCACTACAGAAACCGATCCTGTAAGATCCGCTTTCTTTTGAGTTGAGTAACCTGTCACAACAATCTCAGATAAAGCCTTGGCATCTTCTTTCAACAGAATTTGTTTGGGAATTCCTTTAACAGGAAGTTCTTGCGTTAAATAACCTACATAGCTAATCTGAATAACACTGCCTGAAGAGGCATTTAAGGTGAAATTTCCATCCAGATCGGTTATTGTTCCGTTCGTGGTTCCTTTTTCAATAATAGAAGCTCCGATTATCGGAAGATTGTCTGTTTCAGAAATTACGGTTCCCTGAATAGGAACTTGCTGAGCATAGGACCATTGTGTCCAGAAAAACAGAGTTATAAGCAGACTCCATTTAAAAGAATGTGACTTCATCATATTATTATTTAAAATTAATTGAGCCGCAATATTACTCTATGTCCAGCGCCAACTCTATAAAATATGAATCAGAAACGATCAAAATAATTACATAAAAGAACTAGTTAGTTTGATTTATAACAATCGAAACAGATTTGAATCATTTGTGCTAGCAATATATTGACGCTGCTACTCTTGCGATACGTACTCTGTGGGTGTCATATTAAAAACAGACTTAAAACATTTGGCAAAATAGGCTGGTGATGAAAAGCCGGTTCGATAGGCTACTTCACTTACGGAATATCTTTTCTGATTAAGCAATGTAGTTGCCTTACTTAATCGGTAATTTCGAAGATAGTCGACAGGAGACAAGCCCGAAATCTCCTTCACTTTACGGTAGAGCTGTACACGGGAAATTCCTAATTCTTCACTGATTTTTTCCACATTAAGTTCCGTATTTTCGTATGAAACATCCAGTAAGTCTACAAACTTTCTCATAAACAGCTCATCCAGGCTCTCTATTTTAGCCTCTGTTTCAATAATTGGAATACCTCCTGCCTGCATGGTCTGCATAAACCGCTTCTGCAATCGCTTTCTCTCTTCCAATAAGCGTATTATTTTTACTTTCACAAAGTCAATATTAAATGGCTTTTGTATGTAGTCGTCCGCTCCTTCTGATACTCCGTATATACGCTGACTGTCATCCATAAGCGCAGTAAGTAAAATAACCGGAATATGGGATAAGTCGGGATCCGATTTAATTCGCCTGCAAAGCTCAAACCCATTCATTTCGGGCATCAGGACATCACTTAAAACAAGCGACACATTTTCTGATTCAAGAATTGCGAGTGCTTCAGTCCCATTTCCAGCCTTTAACGTGGTAAAATTGGGCGCAAATTCCGATTGAATATAAGCTTGAATATCCGGATCGTCTTCAACTACCAATATAGTGAAGTTGTATTTTTTAGTTAATAGATCGTCTGATACCTCCACATTCATTGAAGTGGGTACAAGATCTATTCTATCCTCCGGATTTACAAGCGGGAAACAGTCGGGTAAATGATCTCTCCCTTTTAGTAACTCCAGAGTAAAAAGCGTGTCGACATTGGGGACACTCTCCACCAGAATTTGTCCCTGATGCATATTCACAAATTCCTGGGTAAGATGCAGGCCTATTCCTGCACCAACTCCAGATGACACAGATCCGGTATAAAACCGGTCAAATATCTTATCAATTTCATTATTCTCAATTCCTACCCCATTGTCTCGAACGACAATGTAAATTCTATCAGAACCATCTTTAATTTGAACACTTATTTTCCCTCCTACAGCTGTAAATTTAAATGCATTAGACAAAAGGTTGGTCAGAACCTTTTCCATCTTATCCTGATCAATCCATATTTTACAAGTCGGGATCTCGGAAACAAACTCGTAGCAGATCTGTTTAGACTTGGCCAGATCTTCAAAAAGAGACATCACGTTTTCTGTAAAGGCGACTATATCAACCTGACTGATCGTCAATCCCATTTTATTATTCTCAATCTTCCGGAAATCCAGCAGTTGATTGATCACCCTCATCAGCCGGTCGGCATTCTTCTTCATCAGTTTCAGATCAGAAAGCAACGGAGATTCGGGTGTTAATTTGATCCATTTCTCTAAAGGTCCCACGATCAAAGTAAGCGGAGTACGTACTTCGTGTGATACATTGGTGAAGAACTGTAATTTTTGGGATGTAACCTGTTCAATCTTTTCATTCAGACAGATTAGTTTTTGCTGTTGTTCTTCCGATTCTTTGTTTTTAATATGTAATTGCTTATTCTTTTTGTTAATCTTCCGGTTTATATAAAATATATAAATTGCAAAAAACAGCAACAAAGCAAGCAAAGACAATATCAGAAATAAAGAGTGACGCAACATACTAAACTTTTGAAATAACATATCAATATTCCTTTTTTGCTGCTCAATCCTGTTCTGATAGTTGATTAGCTGATCAGATTGCAAAAGCAACGTTCGTGCCGTATTTTTCTCGACAACAGCCGTATTCAAGATATACTTCTTATCCGTTTGTTCCTTATTCAGTATTTTCATAGCAACACGAATCACCTGATCGCCCCCGGATGGATACAAAAAGGATGCGTTAAGTAACCCGTTTGCAACTGCTTCAAGTCCGGCTCCTTTCCCAAATGCAGCATCAACACCCAAAAATATAATTTTAGAAACCAACGCCGAATCACGTTCAGAGATGGCCTCTCTTGCCCCAAGCGCCATTACATCATTGTGTGCATAAACCAAATCTATATCATTGAAATCTTCTAATTGAGATACTTCCTTTTTTGCTATTTCCCTGCGCCAGTTACCTACTACCGTTTTGATATTTACATTTTTCTTTTTGAGACCATTTATAAATCCCAGGTGTCGTTCTTGTGCAGGAGAAGACAGTTTGGTACCCCAGACTTCGGCTATTGTAGCATTTTCAGGAAGAAATGCACTTGCATATTCGCCTGCTATCCGGCCAATTTCGTAACTATCACCTCCAACATAAGCCGTATATTCTTCGGAACCAATCTTTCTGTCAACAATGATTGTTGGAATTCCTTTCCTGTAGGCTTCAACTGCAATGGGAGTTATCGAATCGGACTGATTTGGCGAAATGATAAGTACATCTACCTTCTGATCTATGAATTGTTGAATCTGTTTTATTTGTGTTTCATTGCTTTCTTTGGCATCTGCAATTACAATCCGTATATTGTCGTAATTGGATGCCTCGATATTCATCTCCAACATCATGGCCTGTCTCCAAACATCATCCATCATACATTGCGAAAAGGCTATAACATATGGCTCTTCTTTCTCAACTCCTGAACAAGAAGATAAGAACAGGTAAAATACGAGCAGATAGGCAACCGGATTTTTCATAATTCTGAGGAAAGATTTAATACAAATATAAAAAAAAGATACATACTGTACCACAGTAAGTATCAAAATAACAAACAGGTGTGCAAAAATAGGTACGAGCTCATATATTGAATAAGATATTTGATTCAAACTTGCCTACAGATGATACAAGAAAAAGGGATGAATCAGTAATTGATTCATCCCTGGGTTCTCAAGATCTTAGCAATCCTATTTTATTTTATAACTCACGTATTTTGATGTTACGGAAACTTACTGGCCATCCATGATCTTGCAGACCAATAAATCCTTCTTTAGAAATGCCTTCGGTAAATCCGGGGAAAGATTTAAACTTACTGTTCTGTACCAGATTATCCCATTCACTGGTCCACAAAGTATATTCTACCACCTTCTTACCATTTTGTGTATGAGTTACCTTTCCGTTTTCAACACGGATAACAATGGTATTCCACTGACCTGCAGGGTTCACCGTAGCAGGATCGGCTGGCAACATATCATACAATGAACCGGCAAGATGGCTGTCTATCTTATTATCAGTAGCATCCACGTTGTCTAACACCTGTACTTCGGGAGCAGCATAGTAAATAGGTTTTCCCGGAACTTCGCGAACATTGTAGAATATCCCTGAATTAGCCATCTTACCTGCATTCCAGTCTATCGACAGTTCAAAATTTTTGAATTTCTTGTTTCCGAAAAGAATATCTCCTCCCGCACCATTTCCTGGTTTGGATCCTTCGGCAGTAAATACCTTCATGGCACCATCTTCGATTGTCCAGTTTTTCGGCATTGCCGTACCATTACATTGTCTCCATCCGGAAAAATCTTTTCCATTAAATAAAAGAGCCCAACCTGCTTTTTTTTCTTTGGAGGTTAACTTGTTGGCCTTTTGAGCATGCACCATTGTGGATGCCGAAGCGATAGCCAGCACCATAAACACATAAAACAACTTTAATTTCATCTCTTTTAAGATATTAGATAATTAACACTAATGAATTAAGAACTGAGAACACTAATAAATTTAAAAAACACTTACAAACCCTGTTGCAATGATATTGCCAACGAGCAAAAAGATTTCAAATAGATTAATAAGGCACACAAAGATATACCGAAACAGATAGAATGAATCCATTTCGGTATATTAGATTGATTGAATTAAACTTTTTTATCAAAAGAGGGAAATATACTCCGAAGGAAGGGCTTCGATCTTTTTAATCTGAATCTCCTTATAGAATACTTCGGCTGCTTCACTTTGCAACTGAATCCGGCCTTTGGTAAGGGGTTTAAGTTCGTTTCCTTCCTTGTAAACCGAACCCGACAAGGCCATAACCACATGCCCATTCACCAGATGGATACTTTTATCCCCGAAACAAATCAGCTCGATTGTGTTCCAATCGCCTGCAATCTCATGGTCTTCGCTAAACTGAACAAAACCACTTCGTTTACCGTCAACTCCCATATATGTCTCTATCCCTTTCGGATCATAGTTGGCCTTTTCGTTGTTGGCATCCGGATCGCGCATTTTGATATTCGCTCCGGTATCGGCAATGCGCCAGTAATCGCCAAAGCCCCCTTCCATCACCTGAAACTCGTGCGATTCCATCCACGAACGCCAATAATCTACGCCACACTCGCCGTGCGAATGATACAACAGCCCCGAATCCATTGGCTCATTAAGTCTGGGAACCCACTTTTTAGTTCCGAACTTAACCTTCATCCGAAGATGATAATTTTCGAAAGACTGTTTTGTATAAACACATCCATAAATCTCGCCGCTGATTCTTAACACGGGTACACCATCCTGTTCGGCAACCGAAAAGACATTCTTCACATTCTTATTATAGCCGATAGGTTGAACCGGATTACCAGCTTCATCCAACGGCTGACTTCCATTGTAATCGGGTTTATGCTCATAACTCAGATACATTTCCCATTGAGAAAGGTCTTTATCCATCAGGGAAGTCCATTCATCCTTCGCAGTACAGGAGACCAGGCAGTTCAACAAAATACAAGCAATCGCAGTTTTCAAGATACTCACATTCATAATTAAATAATAAAATGGTTACTAGTGGTTCAAAATTTACTCACACCAAATATATAATTGGATGACAGATGTTTTTTGCAATTTTACTTACCAGGTCTCCAACGGTTGAAAAATGAGGTAGGCTCCGGGAAGATTCCTTTCTGCCGTATACGTACATCTTCGGCGGTGTAGAATGTATTTTTATCGAAGTTGGTTATGTACTGGTCAATCTCTTTTAGAGCTTTGCGTTCTACCACGGCCTCAACCACCCATGCTTTCATGATGGAGCCCATTCCTTCCATAACAGTCACTCCATACCCCCGGTTCTTAATCATCCTTACCAATGATGAGGGTTCTTTGTTGGTGTAAATACGGCATACCAATACACCAAAGGCAATACGGCTTTCAATGATAATACCCACGTAGTTGCCCGTAGCATAGCCGGCGGCATAGCTTATGTAAGCCAGCAGGTCGTTTGCCCTCGAGAATATCTGCGAAATTATGACTATCCAGATAAACACTTCAAAAAAACCGATAATAGGGGCTTTGTACTTCTCTCCTTTGGAAACAAATATAATACGTAGTGTTCCCAACGTTACGTCTATTATGCGGCCAAAAAAGATGATGACCGGCAATAAATAGGGATACTGATCTAAAAAGTCGAACATGGCCTGGTTGTTTATTTAGTTGTTAAACGATTGTTTCAAGACAGGAGATCACTCTCCTGCATCAAAAATACAAAATAAATGGATTGGATGTATGTCCGGATATAATTCGTATAAAAAAGAAAGGGGATGCCTTGGCAGACATCCCCTTTCGGGTTATTTCAGGATAGGTTGTTCCTATTCGGCTTGAATTGTAATTTCGGCACCGGTGGCATAATCCTGTCCCCTTTGTTCACTTAACGCAGTAAAGCGTATATAACGGGCTTTAACAGGTTTGCTGAAGGTTACTTTCTTTTCGGCAGCATTGTTTTCGAACGCTGCTTTATGGATTGGTTCGCCCCACTCCTTCCCGTCCACACTTACATGGATGGTATAATCCTTCACGTTGCCATTGCCTCCACCCTGACGCGGAAGGTACGTAAATCCTTTGATGGTCTTTATCTCTCCACAGTCCAGATCCACCCAGTGAGGATGTTTAGCTACGGTCACAGAATACATGGTATGCCAGATGGTATTCGGATCTCCGTCGGTCAGGTTCTTGGCATCTCCTTCGCCAGCTTCCTGACTGCTTGCATAAATCACGTTTGTCTGGATATTGGTTATCTTTGTGAAGGTGCTGCTGATCTTATTGGCTGGCGTATCTTTAAACCAGGCTGTTACCTTTCCTCCGTTGCGAAGGGCAATGGGTTCTGTGTATTCTTTAGCTTTATTTTTGTCTACAGTATAGCAGATTACGGCATCTTTTTTAGAAGAGGTAAGCGTTACCTGGCCTGCTCCGTCGCGAATGATGCTGAGCGGAATGTCTCCTGCAGGAGCCACCTGGGCAGTCTGAGCCAGATCTTTTCCAGCCGGACGGATAATAAATCCGGTGGTATGATGTGCAGCATTGACACGGTCGTCGGGCAACGGAGCTCCTTGTCCGCAACTGTTTCCTCCCAAGCCTGTTACAGCCAGATCAAGATGCAGATAGGTATCTCCCACCGGAGGCAATTGATACGGATGCGATGCAAGGATAAGATCTTTGGCAGAATAGGGAAGTGCGGAAACCGATAAGCGGTCGGTTGCAACAAATACGGCTCCATTACCGGCATCGTTGGTGAGTGCACACCAACGTACATCTTCGTGATTACCCATATCCTGAGGTTTGGGGAAGTTTACAAACTCGCCTTCCACAGTATTGGTATGCTGCTCGATGAACTGTCCGCTTTTACGGTCGGCGTAATTATCGATTGGTCCTCGTCCGTAATAATTAAAATGTTTGTATTGCTGAGGAACCTGCATTACATAACCCAAACGAGGCAATACAAGTGCCGGTTGGTTAGAGGTGATGCTGGATTGCAATTCCACCGAACCGTCTTTGTAAACCGTCCAGATCTGATTGGTGGTAAACTTAAAGTCGTCTGCCCCAAAGATTTTGTCGGTCAGCTCCTCGATACGGTTCTTGCCGGAACTTGTTCCTCCATGAATTTTCGCTGCGTTGG
Protein-coding sequences here:
- a CDS encoding substrate-binding domain-containing protein — translated: MKNPVAYLLVFYLFLSSCSGVEKEEPYVIAFSQCMMDDVWRQAMMLEMNIEASNYDNIRIVIADAKESNETQIKQIQQFIDQKVDVLIISPNQSDSITPIAVEAYRKGIPTIIVDRKIGSEEYTAYVGGDSYEIGRIAGEYASAFLPENATIAEVWGTKLSSPAQERHLGFINGLKKKNVNIKTVVGNWRREIAKKEVSQLEDFNDIDLVYAHNDVMALGAREAISERDSALVSKIIFLGVDAAFGKGAGLEAVANGLLNASFLYPSGGDQVIRVAMKILNKEQTDKKYILNTAVVEKNTARTLLLQSDQLINYQNRIEQQKRNIDMLFQKFSMLRHSLFLILSLLALLLFFAIYIFYINRKINKKNKQLHIKNKESEEQQQKLICLNEKIEQVTSQKLQFFTNVSHEVRTPLTLIVGPLEKWIKLTPESPLLSDLKLMKKNADRLMRVINQLLDFRKIENNKMGLTISQVDIVAFTENVMSLFEDLAKSKQICYEFVSEIPTCKIWIDQDKMEKVLTNLLSNAFKFTAVGGKISVQIKDGSDRIYIVVRDNGVGIENNEIDKIFDRFYTGSVSSGVGAGIGLHLTQEFVNMHQGQILVESVPNVDTLFTLELLKGRDHLPDCFPLVNPEDRIDLVPTSMNVEVSDDLLTKKYNFTILVVEDDPDIQAYIQSEFAPNFTTLKAGNGTEALAILESENVSLVLSDVLMPEMNGFELCRRIKSDPDLSHIPVILLTALMDDSQRIYGVSEGADDYIQKPFNIDFVKVKIIRLLEERKRLQKRFMQTMQAGGIPIIETEAKIESLDELFMRKFVDLLDVSYENTELNVEKISEELGISRVQLYRKVKEISGLSPVDYLRNYRLSKATTLLNQKRYSVSEVAYRTGFSSPAYFAKCFKSVFNMTPTEYVSQE
- a CDS encoding 3-keto-disaccharide hydrolase, whose translation is MKLKLFYVFMVLAIASASTMVHAQKANKLTSKEKKAGWALLFNGKDFSGWRQCNGTAMPKNWTIEDGAMKVFTAEGSKPGNGAGGDILFGNKKFKNFELSIDWNAGKMANSGIFYNVREVPGKPIYYAAPEVQVLDNVDATDNKIDSHLAGSLYDMLPADPATVNPAGQWNTIVIRVENGKVTHTQNGKKVVEYTLWTSEWDNLVQNSKFKSFPGFTEGISKEGFIGLQDHGWPVSFRNIKIREL
- a CDS encoding 3-keto-disaccharide hydrolase, translated to MNVSILKTAIACILLNCLVSCTAKDEWTSLMDKDLSQWEMYLSYEHKPDYNGSQPLDEAGNPVQPIGYNKNVKNVFSVAEQDGVPVLRISGEIYGCVYTKQSFENYHLRMKVKFGTKKWVPRLNEPMDSGLLYHSHGECGVDYWRSWMESHEFQVMEGGFGDYWRIADTGANIKMRDPDANNEKANYDPKGIETYMGVDGKRSGFVQFSEDHEIAGDWNTIELICFGDKSIHLVNGHVVMALSGSVYKEGNELKPLTKGRIQLQSEAAEVFYKEIQIKKIEALPSEYISLF
- a CDS encoding DUF2179 domain-containing protein, translating into MFDFLDQYPYLLPVIIFFGRIIDVTLGTLRIIFVSKGEKYKAPIIGFFEVFIWIVIISQIFSRANDLLAYISYAAGYATGNYVGIIIESRIAFGVLVCRIYTNKEPSSLVRMIKNRGYGVTVMEGMGSIMKAWVVEAVVERKALKEIDQYITNFDKNTFYTAEDVRIRQKGIFPEPTSFFNRWRPGK